Proteins from a genomic interval of Callospermophilus lateralis isolate mCalLat2 chromosome 1, mCalLat2.hap1, whole genome shotgun sequence:
- the Ddx56 gene encoding putative ATP-dependent RNA helicase DDX56: MADSEPLGFEHMGLDPRLLQAVADLGWSRPTLIQEKSIPLALEGKDLLARARTGSGKTAAYAIPMLQLLLHRKATGPVVEQAVRGVVLVPTKELARQAQSMIQQLSAYCSRDVRVANVSAAEDSASQRAVLMEKPDVVVGTPSRILSHLQQDNLKLRDSLELLVVDEADLIFSFGFEEELKSLLCHLPRIYQAFLMSATFNEDIQALKELVLHNPVTLKLQESQLPGSDQLQQFQVVCETEEDKFLLLYALLKLSLIRGKSLLFVNTLERSYRLRLFLEQFSIPTCVLNGELPLRSRCHIISQFNQGFYDCVIATDAEVLGAPAKGKRQGRGSKGNKASDPESGVARGIDFHHVSAVLNFDLPSTPEAYIHRAGRTARANNPGIVLTFVLPTEQSHLGKIEELLCGEGEAPVLLPYQFRMEEIEGFRYRCRDAMRSVTKQSIREARLKEIKEELLHSEKLKTYFEDNPRDLQLLRHDLPLHPAVVKPHLGHVPDYLVPPALRDLVRPHKKRKKLSSCRKAKKVKTQNPLHNFKHRGRKSRPTAMPS; this comes from the exons ATGGCGGACTCAGAGCCCTTGGGCTTTGAACACATGGGCCTGGATCCCCGGCTCTTGCAG GCTGTCGCCGATCTGGGATGGTCGCGACCTACGTTGATTCAAGAAAAGTCTATCCCGCTGGCCCTAGAGGGGAAAGACCTCCTGGCCCGGGCCCGCACTGGTTCCGGGAAGACAGCTGCTTATGCTATTCCGATGCTACAGCTGCTGCTCCACAGGAAGGCG ACAGGTCCTGTGGTGGAACAGGCTGTAAGGGGAGTTGTCCTTGTTCCTACCAAGGAGCTAGCACGGCAAGCTCAGTCCATGATTCAGCAGCTGTCTGCCTACTGTTCTCGGGATGTGCGGGTGGCCAATGTCTCAGCTGCTGAAGACTCAGCTTCTCAGCG AGCTGTACTGATGGAGAAGCCAGATGTAGTGGTGGGGACCCCATCCCGTATATTAAGCCACTTGCAACAAGACAACTTGAAACTGCGTGACTCCCTGGAGCTGCTGGTGGTGGATGAGGCTgatcttattttttcctttggctttgaggaagaactgaagagtCTACTCTG tcacTTGCCCCGGATTTACCAGGCTTTTCTCATGTCAGCTACATTTAATGAGGATATACAAGCATTAAAGGAACTGGTACTACATAATCCG GTTACCCTCAAGTTACAAGAGTCTCAGCTTCCAGGATCAGACCAGTTACAGCAGTTTCAGGTAGTCTGTGAGACTGAAGAAGACAAATTCTTGCTGCTGTATGCTCTGCTCAAGCTGTCATTGATTCGGGGCAAGTCCCTGCTCTTTGTCAATACCCTAGAGCGGAGTTACCGGCTCCGTCTATTCCTAGAGCAGTTCAGCATCCCCACCTGCGTACTCAATGGAGAACTTCCCCTGCGCTCCAG GTGCCACATCATCTCACAGTTCAACCAAGGCTTCTATGACTGTGTCATAGCAACAGATGCTGAAGTCCTGGGGGCCCCAGCCAAGGGCAAGCGGCAAGGACGAGGGTCCAAAGGAAACAA GGCCTCTGATCCAGAGTCAGGTGTGGCCCGGGGCATAGACTTCCACCATGTGTCTGCTGTGCTCAACTTTGATCTCCCCTCCACCCCGGAGGCCTACATCCATCGAGCTGGCAG GACAGCGCGAGCCAACAACCCAGGCATAGTTTTGACATTTGTGCTACCCACAGAGCAGTCACACTTGGGCAAGATCGAGGAACTTCTCTGTGGAG AGGGCGAGGCCCCGGTCCTGCTTCCCTACCAGTTCCGAATGGAGGAGATCGAGGGTTTCCGCTATCGATGCAGG GATGCCATGCGCTCAGTAACTAAGCAGTCCATTCGGGAGGCAAGACTGAAGGAGATTAAGGAGGAACTTCTGCATTCAGAGAAACTTAAA ACATACTTTGAAGACAATCCCAGGGATCTCCAGCTGCTGCGACATGACCTGCCCTTGCACCCTGCAGTCGTGAAACCTCACCTGGGCCATGTACCTGACTACTTGG TCCCTCCTGCTCTTCGTGACCTAGTACGCCCTCACAAGAAGCGGAAGAAGCTGTCTTCCTGTAGGAAGGCTAAG AAAGTGAAGACCCAGAACCCACTGCACAACTTCAAGCACAGAGGAAGGAAATCCAGACCAACAGCCATGCCCTCCTGA